The Candidatus Neomarinimicrobiota bacterium genomic sequence ACTTGGTCCCGATTTCTTGTCTGAGGATGAGATTCAGTTCAAGGACGAAATTATTTTTACAAGACGGCGCAACGCCTACGCCGAAGTCTGGACTGGCAAGAGATTGGGTATTACGGGAGTCAAAGAACAACTCGGCTTCAGCTATGCTGAGGTTAGCGACTCATTTCGCGTGGTTCTCGATAAAGTACTGCCCCTCGTCGATACAGTCTATGTCAATTTGAGTAACTATATGTATCACGGTCCCAGCAAACTAGAACCAGAATTCTTGAACGACGAGGAACTGTCAAAACTTCATATTTCACACGCAGGAGAGATTATTCACCCCTTAAGGCATCTTAAATCAAGAGAAGAAATTGACTTAATCCAGAGAGCAGTGGACATCACGGGAGAAGGGCTAATGAGCGCCATGAAGAGAACCAGGCCCAAGTTGAATGAGTATAACATTCAGGCAGCAATCGAATTTACCTTTTTTGATCTCGGAAGCCGGCGGCTTGGCTTTCCTTCCATAATTGGTTCCGGCAGCAACACCACTATTCTACACTATATTGATAATAATCGAACAATGGAAGACGGTGACTTACTCCTCATGGATGTTGGTGCCGAGTACGAGATGTATACGGCCGATGTCACCAGGACAATTCCGGTAAACGGCAAGTTCACTCCTGCCCAGCGAGAACTCTACACTTACGTACTGGAAGCACAAACAGTTGCCTTCGATTCTATTCGATCCGGCATGACACTAAGAAAGGATCTCCACAATATTGCCAAAAACTACCTTGAGGAGAAAGGCTTTGGCAGATACTTCATTCACGGTCTGGGCCACTGGCTCGGCCTCGACGTGCATGATGTGGGAGGACGGCAGGCAAAAATCGAGCCGGGCACTGTATTTACGATCGAACCGGGAATCTATATCGCGGAAAACGACACCACAGCACCCCTCAAGTATCGCGGTATTGGAATCCGTATCGAGGACGACGTATTGATGACGGAAGATGGACCAGTCTGGCTTTCCGCTGATAT encodes the following:
- a CDS encoding aminopeptidase P N-terminal domain-containing protein; the encoded protein is MSCRFILSLILLISSLWSIDAQSFRERRETVQHQLGPRSAMILTTAEEYNRNGDVDHPFRPNSDYWYLSGHHEPMGRLILLGPDFLSEDEIQFKDEIIFTRRRNAYAEVWTGKRLGITGVKEQLGFSYAEVSDSFRVVLDKVLPLVDTVYVNLSNYMYHGPSKLEPEFLNDEELSKLHISHAGEIIHPLRHLKSREEIDLIQRAVDITGEGLMSAMKRTRPKLNEYNIQAAIEFTFFDLGSRRLGFPSIIGSGSNTTILHYIDNNRTMEDGDLLLMDVGAEYEMYTADVTRTIPVNGKFTPAQRELYTYVLEAQTVAFDSIRSGMTLRKDLHNIAKNYLEEKGFGRYFIHGLGHWLGLDVHDVGGRQAKIEPGTVFTIEPGIYIAENDTTAPLKYRGIGIRIEDDVLMTEDGPVWLSADIPREVDDIERMMKRRWRIKKGR